A genomic window from Canis aureus isolate CA01 chromosome 2, VMU_Caureus_v.1.0, whole genome shotgun sequence includes:
- the IDUA gene encoding alpha-L-iduronidase isoform X2: protein MPASRLPVLLGNTPRLSADTARAPRPGPPTPPCAPHPCPASCSNPGPGLCEVAPAPADVPRPWPPICRESAGQGLSYNFTHLDGYLDLLRENQLLPGFELMGSPSQRFTDFEDKRQVLAWKELVSLLAKRYIGRYGLSYVSKWNFETWNEPDHHDFDNVTMTLQGGWCLPGSCECGRGPSGTRVWTPVPVPGFLNYYDACSEGLRAASPALRLGGPGDSFHPWPRSPLCWGLLEHCHNGTNFFTGELGVRLDYISLHKKGAGSSIYILEQEQATVQQIRRLFPKFADTPVYNDEADPLVGWALPQPWRADVTYAAMVVKVVAQHQNPPRANGSAALRPALLSNDNAFLSFHPHPFTQRTLTARFQVNDTEPPHVQLLRKPVLTAMALLALLDGRQLWAEVSRGGTVLDSNHTVGVLASAHLPAGPRDAWRATVLLYASDDTRAHAARAVPVTLRLLGVPRGPGLVYVTLALDNPRCSPHGEWQRLGRPVFPTAEEFRRMRAAEDPVAEAPRPFPASGRLTLSVELRLPSLLLLHVCARPEKPPGPVTRLRALPLTRGQVLLVWSDERVGSKCLWTYEIQFSADGEVYTPISRKPSTFNLFVFSPESAVTSGSYRVRAVDYWARPGPFSTRVHYVEVPAPSGPPRPSDCERC from the exons ATGCCTGCCAGCCGCCTGCCCGTGCTCCTGGGCAACACCCCCAGACTCAGTGCTGACACTGCACGAGCCCCACGGCCAGGTCCGCCCACGCCCCCCTgtgccccacacccctgcccagcCAGCTGCTCAAACCCAGGCCCGGGGCTCTGCGAGGTGGCCCCCGCACCAGCAGATGTCCCTCGACCGTGGCCACCCATCTGCAG GGAGTCAGCTGGGCAAGGCCTGAGCTACAACTTCACCCACCTGGATGGCTACCTGGATCTCCTCAGGGAGAACCAGCTCCTCCCAG GTTTTGAGCTGATGGGCAGCCCCTCCCAGCGCTTCACCGACTTCGAGGACAAGCGGCAGGTGTTGGCGTGGAAGGAGCTGGTGTCCCTCCTGGCCAAGAGATACATCG GGAGGTATGGACTCTCATACGTTTCCAAGTGGAACTTCGAGACATGGAATGAGCCAGACCACCACGACTTCGACAACGTGACCATGACCCTGCAAGGTGGGTGGTGCCTCCCGGGGTCCTGTGAGTGTGGAAGGGGGCCCTCAGGCACCAGGGTGTGGACGCCTGTCCCTGTGCCAGGCTTCCTGAACTACTACGATGCCTGCTCCGAGGGTCTGCGTGCTGCCAGCCCGGCCCTGCGCCTTGGCGGCCCCGGGGACTCTTTCCACCCCTGGCCGCGCTCCCCCCTGTGCTGGGGCCTCCTGGAGCATTGTCACAACGGCACCAACTTCTTCACCGGGGAGCTGGGGGTGCGCCTGGACTACATCTCCCTCCACAAGAAG GGCGCGGGGAGCTCCATCTACATCCTGGAACAGGAGCAGGCCACCGTGCAGCAGATCCGACGGCTCTTCCCCAAGTTCGCCGACACCCCGGTTTACAACGACGAGGCGGACCCGCTGGTGGGCTGGGCCCTGCCGCAGCCCTGGAGAGCCGACGTGACGTACGCGGCCATGGTGGTGAAG gtCGTGGCGCAGCACCAGAACCCGCCCCGGGCCAACGGCAGCGCGGCCCTGCGCCCCGCGCTCCTGAGCAACGACAACGCCTTCCTGAGCTTCCACCCGCACCCGTTCACGCAGCGCACGCTCACCGCGCGCTTCCAGGTCAACGACACGGAGCCGCCGCACGTGCAGCTGCTGCGCAAGCCGGTGCTCACGGCCATGGCGCTGCTGGCCCTGCTGG ACGGCCGGCAGCTGTGGGCCGAGGTGTCGCGGGGCGGGACGGTGCTGGACAGCAACCACACGGTGGGCGTCCTGGCCAGCGCGCACCTGCCGGCCGGGCCCCGGGACGCCTGGCGCGCCACCGTGCTGCTCTACGCGAGCGACGACACGCGCGCCCACGCCGCCCGCGCCGTGCCCGTGACGCTGCGCCTGCTCGGGGTGCCGCGGGGCCCAG GGCTCGTCTACGTCACCCTGGCCCTGGACAACCCGCGCTGCAGCCCCCACGGCGAGTGGCAGCGCCTGGGCCGGCCCGTCTTCCCCACGGCGGAGGAGTTCCGGCGCATGCGCGCAGCCGAG GACCCGGTGGCCGAGGCGCCGCGCCCCTTCCCCGCCAGCGGCCGCCTGACGCTCAGCGTGGAGCTGCGGCTGCcctcgctgctgctgctgcacgTGTGCGCGCGCCCGGAGAAGCCGCCGGGACCG GTGACCCGGCTCCGTGCCCTGCCCTTGACCCGTGGGCAGGTGCTTTTGGTGTGGTCGGATGAGCGCGTGGGCTCCAA GTGCCTGTGGACCTATGAGATCCAGTTCTCCGCGGATGGAGAAGTGTACACGCCCATCAGCAGGAAGCCATCCACCTTTAACCTGTTTGTGTTCAGCCCAG AGTCAGCCGTCACCTCTGGCTCCTACCGGGTTCGAGCGGTGGACTACTGGGCCCGACCGGGCCCCTTCTCGACCCGCGTGCACTACGTGGAGGTCCCTGCACCGTCAGGGCCGCCACGGCCCAGTGACTGTGAGCGGTGCTGA
- the IDUA gene encoding alpha-L-iduronidase isoform X5, translating into MGSPSQRFTDFEDKRQVLAWKELVSLLAKRYIGRYGLSYVSKWNFETWNEPDHHDFDNVTMTLQGGWCLPGSCECGRGPSGTRVWTPVPVPGFLNYYDACSEGLRAASPALRLGGPGDSFHPWPRSPLCWGLLEHCHNGTNFFTGELGVRLDYISLHKKGAGSSIYILEQEQATVQQIRRLFPKFADTPVYNDEADPLVGWALPQPWRADVTYAAMVVKVVAQHQNPPRANGSAALRPALLSNDNAFLSFHPHPFTQRTLTARFQVNDTEPPHVQLLRKPVLTAMALLALLDGRQLWAEVSRGGTVLDSNHTVGVLASAHLPAGPRDAWRATVLLYASDDTRAHAARAVPVTLRLLGVPRGPGLVYVTLALDNPRCSPHGEWQRLGRPVFPTAEEFRRMRAAEDPVAEAPRPFPASGRLTLSVELRLPSLLLLHVCARPEKPPGPVTRLRALPLTRGQVLLVWSDERVGSKCLWTYEIQFSADGEVYTPISRKPSTFNLFVFSPESAVTSGSYRVRAVDYWARPGPFSTRVHYVEVPAPSGPPRPSDCERC; encoded by the exons ATGGGCAGCCCCTCCCAGCGCTTCACCGACTTCGAGGACAAGCGGCAGGTGTTGGCGTGGAAGGAGCTGGTGTCCCTCCTGGCCAAGAGATACATCG GGAGGTATGGACTCTCATACGTTTCCAAGTGGAACTTCGAGACATGGAATGAGCCAGACCACCACGACTTCGACAACGTGACCATGACCCTGCAAGGTGGGTGGTGCCTCCCGGGGTCCTGTGAGTGTGGAAGGGGGCCCTCAGGCACCAGGGTGTGGACGCCTGTCCCTGTGCCAGGCTTCCTGAACTACTACGATGCCTGCTCCGAGGGTCTGCGTGCTGCCAGCCCGGCCCTGCGCCTTGGCGGCCCCGGGGACTCTTTCCACCCCTGGCCGCGCTCCCCCCTGTGCTGGGGCCTCCTGGAGCATTGTCACAACGGCACCAACTTCTTCACCGGGGAGCTGGGGGTGCGCCTGGACTACATCTCCCTCCACAAGAAG GGCGCGGGGAGCTCCATCTACATCCTGGAACAGGAGCAGGCCACCGTGCAGCAGATCCGACGGCTCTTCCCCAAGTTCGCCGACACCCCGGTTTACAACGACGAGGCGGACCCGCTGGTGGGCTGGGCCCTGCCGCAGCCCTGGAGAGCCGACGTGACGTACGCGGCCATGGTGGTGAAG gtCGTGGCGCAGCACCAGAACCCGCCCCGGGCCAACGGCAGCGCGGCCCTGCGCCCCGCGCTCCTGAGCAACGACAACGCCTTCCTGAGCTTCCACCCGCACCCGTTCACGCAGCGCACGCTCACCGCGCGCTTCCAGGTCAACGACACGGAGCCGCCGCACGTGCAGCTGCTGCGCAAGCCGGTGCTCACGGCCATGGCGCTGCTGGCCCTGCTGG ACGGCCGGCAGCTGTGGGCCGAGGTGTCGCGGGGCGGGACGGTGCTGGACAGCAACCACACGGTGGGCGTCCTGGCCAGCGCGCACCTGCCGGCCGGGCCCCGGGACGCCTGGCGCGCCACCGTGCTGCTCTACGCGAGCGACGACACGCGCGCCCACGCCGCCCGCGCCGTGCCCGTGACGCTGCGCCTGCTCGGGGTGCCGCGGGGCCCAG GGCTCGTCTACGTCACCCTGGCCCTGGACAACCCGCGCTGCAGCCCCCACGGCGAGTGGCAGCGCCTGGGCCGGCCCGTCTTCCCCACGGCGGAGGAGTTCCGGCGCATGCGCGCAGCCGAG GACCCGGTGGCCGAGGCGCCGCGCCCCTTCCCCGCCAGCGGCCGCCTGACGCTCAGCGTGGAGCTGCGGCTGCcctcgctgctgctgctgcacgTGTGCGCGCGCCCGGAGAAGCCGCCGGGACCG GTGACCCGGCTCCGTGCCCTGCCCTTGACCCGTGGGCAGGTGCTTTTGGTGTGGTCGGATGAGCGCGTGGGCTCCAA GTGCCTGTGGACCTATGAGATCCAGTTCTCCGCGGATGGAGAAGTGTACACGCCCATCAGCAGGAAGCCATCCACCTTTAACCTGTTTGTGTTCAGCCCAG AGTCAGCCGTCACCTCTGGCTCCTACCGGGTTCGAGCGGTGGACTACTGGGCCCGACCGGGCCCCTTCTCGACCCGCGTGCACTACGTGGAGGTCCCTGCACCGTCAGGGCCGCCACGGCCCAGTGACTGTGAGCGGTGCTGA
- the IDUA gene encoding alpha-L-iduronidase isoform X6 yields MRPPGPRAPGLALLAALLAAPRALAEAPHLVLVDAARALRPLRPFWRSTGFCPPLPHSQADRYDLSWDQQLNLAYVGAVPHGGIEQVRTHWLLELITARESAGQGLSYNFTHLDGYLDLLRENQLLPGFELMGSPSQRFTDFEDKRQVLAWKELVSLLAKRYIGRYGLSYVSKWNFETWNEPDHHDFDNVTMTLQGGWCLPGSCECGRGPSGTRVWTPVPVPGFLNYYDACSEGLRAASPALRLGGPGDSFHPWPRSPLCWGLLEHCHNGTNFFTGELGVRLDYISLHKKGAGSSIYILEQEQATVQQIRRLFPKFADTPVYNDEADPLVGWALPQPWRADVTYAAMVVKVVAQHQNPPRANGSAALRPALLSNDNAFLSFHPHPFTQRTLTARFQVNDTEPPHVQLLRKPVLTAMALLALLDGRQLWAEVSRGGTVLDSNHTVGVLASAHLPAGPRDAWRATVLLYASDDTRAHAARAVPVTLRLLGVPRGPGLVYVTLALDNPRCSPHGEWQRLGRPVFPTAEEFRRMRAAEDPVAEAPRPFPASGRLTLSVELRLPSLLLLHVCARPEKPPGPVTRLRALPLTRGQVLLVWSDERVGSKCLWTYEIQFSADGEVYTPISRKPSTFNLFVFSPESAVTSGSYRVRAVDYWARPGPFSTRVHYVEVPAPSGPPRPSDCERC; encoded by the exons atgcggccccccggcccccgcgcccccgggctgGCGCTGCTGGCCGCGCTGCTGGCGGCGCCCCGGGCCCTCGCAGAGGCCCCGCACCTGGTGCTCGTGGACGCGGCCCGCGCGCTGCGGCCCCTGCGGCCCTTCTGGAGGAGCACCGGCTTCTG ccccccccTGCCGCACAGCCAGGCTGACCGCTATGACCTCAGCTGGGACCAGCAGCTCAACCTGGCCTATGTGGGTGCTGTCCCTCACGGGGGCATCGAGCAGGTCCGGACCCACTGGCTGCTGGAGCTCATCACGGCCAG GGAGTCAGCTGGGCAAGGCCTGAGCTACAACTTCACCCACCTGGATGGCTACCTGGATCTCCTCAGGGAGAACCAGCTCCTCCCAG GTTTTGAGCTGATGGGCAGCCCCTCCCAGCGCTTCACCGACTTCGAGGACAAGCGGCAGGTGTTGGCGTGGAAGGAGCTGGTGTCCCTCCTGGCCAAGAGATACATCG GGAGGTATGGACTCTCATACGTTTCCAAGTGGAACTTCGAGACATGGAATGAGCCAGACCACCACGACTTCGACAACGTGACCATGACCCTGCAAGGTGGGTGGTGCCTCCCGGGGTCCTGTGAGTGTGGAAGGGGGCCCTCAGGCACCAGGGTGTGGACGCCTGTCCCTGTGCCAGGCTTCCTGAACTACTACGATGCCTGCTCCGAGGGTCTGCGTGCTGCCAGCCCGGCCCTGCGCCTTGGCGGCCCCGGGGACTCTTTCCACCCCTGGCCGCGCTCCCCCCTGTGCTGGGGCCTCCTGGAGCATTGTCACAACGGCACCAACTTCTTCACCGGGGAGCTGGGGGTGCGCCTGGACTACATCTCCCTCCACAAGAAG GGCGCGGGGAGCTCCATCTACATCCTGGAACAGGAGCAGGCCACCGTGCAGCAGATCCGACGGCTCTTCCCCAAGTTCGCCGACACCCCGGTTTACAACGACGAGGCGGACCCGCTGGTGGGCTGGGCCCTGCCGCAGCCCTGGAGAGCCGACGTGACGTACGCGGCCATGGTGGTGAAG gtCGTGGCGCAGCACCAGAACCCGCCCCGGGCCAACGGCAGCGCGGCCCTGCGCCCCGCGCTCCTGAGCAACGACAACGCCTTCCTGAGCTTCCACCCGCACCCGTTCACGCAGCGCACGCTCACCGCGCGCTTCCAGGTCAACGACACGGAGCCGCCGCACGTGCAGCTGCTGCGCAAGCCGGTGCTCACGGCCATGGCGCTGCTGGCCCTGCTGG ACGGCCGGCAGCTGTGGGCCGAGGTGTCGCGGGGCGGGACGGTGCTGGACAGCAACCACACGGTGGGCGTCCTGGCCAGCGCGCACCTGCCGGCCGGGCCCCGGGACGCCTGGCGCGCCACCGTGCTGCTCTACGCGAGCGACGACACGCGCGCCCACGCCGCCCGCGCCGTGCCCGTGACGCTGCGCCTGCTCGGGGTGCCGCGGGGCCCAG GGCTCGTCTACGTCACCCTGGCCCTGGACAACCCGCGCTGCAGCCCCCACGGCGAGTGGCAGCGCCTGGGCCGGCCCGTCTTCCCCACGGCGGAGGAGTTCCGGCGCATGCGCGCAGCCGAG GACCCGGTGGCCGAGGCGCCGCGCCCCTTCCCCGCCAGCGGCCGCCTGACGCTCAGCGTGGAGCTGCGGCTGCcctcgctgctgctgctgcacgTGTGCGCGCGCCCGGAGAAGCCGCCGGGACCG GTGACCCGGCTCCGTGCCCTGCCCTTGACCCGTGGGCAGGTGCTTTTGGTGTGGTCGGATGAGCGCGTGGGCTCCAA GTGCCTGTGGACCTATGAGATCCAGTTCTCCGCGGATGGAGAAGTGTACACGCCCATCAGCAGGAAGCCATCCACCTTTAACCTGTTTGTGTTCAGCCCAG AGTCAGCCGTCACCTCTGGCTCCTACCGGGTTCGAGCGGTGGACTACTGGGCCCGACCGGGCCCCTTCTCGACCCGCGTGCACTACGTGGAGGTCCCTGCACCGTCAGGGCCGCCACGGCCCAGTGACTGTGAGCGGTGCTGA
- the IDUA gene encoding alpha-L-iduronidase isoform X1, translating to MRPPGPRAPGLALLAALLAAPRALAEAPHLVLVDAARALRPLRPFWRSTGFCPPLPHSQADRYDLSWDQQLNLAYVGAVPHGGIEQVRTHWLLELITARESAGQGLSYNFTHLDGYLDLLRENQLLPGFELMGSPSQRFTDFEDKRQVLAWKELVSLLAKRYIGRYGLSYVSKWNFETWNEPDHHDFDNVTMTLQGFLNYYDACSEGLRAASPALRLGGPGDSFHPWPRSPLCWGLLEHCHNGTNFFTGELGVRLDYISLHKKGAGSSIYILEQEQATVQQIRRLFPKFADTPVYNDEADPLVGWALPQPWRADVTYAAMVVKVVAQHQNPPRANGSAALRPALLSNDNAFLSFHPHPFTQRTLTARFQVNDTEPPHVQLLRKPVLTAMALLALLDGRQLWAEVSRGGTVLDSNHTVGVLASAHLPAGPRDAWRATVLLYASDDTRAHAARAVPVTLRLLGVPRGPGLVYVTLALDNPRCSPHGEWQRLGRPVFPTAEEFRRMRAAEDPVAEAPRPFPASGRLTLSVELRLPSLLLLHVCARPEKPPGPVTRLRALPLTRGQVLLVWSDERVGSKCLWTYEIQFSADGEVYTPISRKPSTFNLFVFSPESAVTSGSYRVRAVDYWARPGPFSTRVHYVEVPAPSGPPRPSDCERC from the exons atgcggccccccggcccccgcgcccccgggctgGCGCTGCTGGCCGCGCTGCTGGCGGCGCCCCGGGCCCTCGCAGAGGCCCCGCACCTGGTGCTCGTGGACGCGGCCCGCGCGCTGCGGCCCCTGCGGCCCTTCTGGAGGAGCACCGGCTTCTG ccccccccTGCCGCACAGCCAGGCTGACCGCTATGACCTCAGCTGGGACCAGCAGCTCAACCTGGCCTATGTGGGTGCTGTCCCTCACGGGGGCATCGAGCAGGTCCGGACCCACTGGCTGCTGGAGCTCATCACGGCCAG GGAGTCAGCTGGGCAAGGCCTGAGCTACAACTTCACCCACCTGGATGGCTACCTGGATCTCCTCAGGGAGAACCAGCTCCTCCCAG GTTTTGAGCTGATGGGCAGCCCCTCCCAGCGCTTCACCGACTTCGAGGACAAGCGGCAGGTGTTGGCGTGGAAGGAGCTGGTGTCCCTCCTGGCCAAGAGATACATCG GGAGGTATGGACTCTCATACGTTTCCAAGTGGAACTTCGAGACATGGAATGAGCCAGACCACCACGACTTCGACAACGTGACCATGACCCTGCAAG GCTTCCTGAACTACTACGATGCCTGCTCCGAGGGTCTGCGTGCTGCCAGCCCGGCCCTGCGCCTTGGCGGCCCCGGGGACTCTTTCCACCCCTGGCCGCGCTCCCCCCTGTGCTGGGGCCTCCTGGAGCATTGTCACAACGGCACCAACTTCTTCACCGGGGAGCTGGGGGTGCGCCTGGACTACATCTCCCTCCACAAGAAG GGCGCGGGGAGCTCCATCTACATCCTGGAACAGGAGCAGGCCACCGTGCAGCAGATCCGACGGCTCTTCCCCAAGTTCGCCGACACCCCGGTTTACAACGACGAGGCGGACCCGCTGGTGGGCTGGGCCCTGCCGCAGCCCTGGAGAGCCGACGTGACGTACGCGGCCATGGTGGTGAAG gtCGTGGCGCAGCACCAGAACCCGCCCCGGGCCAACGGCAGCGCGGCCCTGCGCCCCGCGCTCCTGAGCAACGACAACGCCTTCCTGAGCTTCCACCCGCACCCGTTCACGCAGCGCACGCTCACCGCGCGCTTCCAGGTCAACGACACGGAGCCGCCGCACGTGCAGCTGCTGCGCAAGCCGGTGCTCACGGCCATGGCGCTGCTGGCCCTGCTGG ACGGCCGGCAGCTGTGGGCCGAGGTGTCGCGGGGCGGGACGGTGCTGGACAGCAACCACACGGTGGGCGTCCTGGCCAGCGCGCACCTGCCGGCCGGGCCCCGGGACGCCTGGCGCGCCACCGTGCTGCTCTACGCGAGCGACGACACGCGCGCCCACGCCGCCCGCGCCGTGCCCGTGACGCTGCGCCTGCTCGGGGTGCCGCGGGGCCCAG GGCTCGTCTACGTCACCCTGGCCCTGGACAACCCGCGCTGCAGCCCCCACGGCGAGTGGCAGCGCCTGGGCCGGCCCGTCTTCCCCACGGCGGAGGAGTTCCGGCGCATGCGCGCAGCCGAG GACCCGGTGGCCGAGGCGCCGCGCCCCTTCCCCGCCAGCGGCCGCCTGACGCTCAGCGTGGAGCTGCGGCTGCcctcgctgctgctgctgcacgTGTGCGCGCGCCCGGAGAAGCCGCCGGGACCG GTGACCCGGCTCCGTGCCCTGCCCTTGACCCGTGGGCAGGTGCTTTTGGTGTGGTCGGATGAGCGCGTGGGCTCCAA GTGCCTGTGGACCTATGAGATCCAGTTCTCCGCGGATGGAGAAGTGTACACGCCCATCAGCAGGAAGCCATCCACCTTTAACCTGTTTGTGTTCAGCCCAG AGTCAGCCGTCACCTCTGGCTCCTACCGGGTTCGAGCGGTGGACTACTGGGCCCGACCGGGCCCCTTCTCGACCCGCGTGCACTACGTGGAGGTCCCTGCACCGTCAGGGCCGCCACGGCCCAGTGACTGTGAGCGGTGCTGA
- the IDUA gene encoding alpha-L-iduronidase isoform X3, with protein sequence MRPPGPRAPGLALLAALLAAPRALAEAPHLVLVDAARALRPLRPFWRSTGFCPPLPHSQADRYDLSWDQQLNLAYVGAVPHGGIEQVRTHWLLELITARESAGQGLSYNFTHLDGYLDLLRENQLLPGFELMGSPSQRFTDFEDKRQVLAWKELVSLLAKRYIGRYGLSYVSKWNFETWNEPDHHDFDNVTMTLQGGWCLPGSCECGRGPSGTRVWTPVPVPGFLNYYDACSEGLRAASPALRLGGPGDSFHPWPRSPLCWGLLEHCHNGTNFFTGELGVRLDYISLHKKGAGSSIYILEQEQATVQQIRRLFPKFADTPVYNDEADPLVGWALPQPWRADVTYAAMVVKRTLTARFQVNDTEPPHVQLLRKPVLTAMALLALLDGRQLWAEVSRGGTVLDSNHTVGVLASAHLPAGPRDAWRATVLLYASDDTRAHAARAVPVTLRLLGVPRGPGLVYVTLALDNPRCSPHGEWQRLGRPVFPTAEEFRRMRAAEDPVAEAPRPFPASGRLTLSVELRLPSLLLLHVCARPEKPPGPVTRLRALPLTRGQVLLVWSDERVGSKCLWTYEIQFSADGEVYTPISRKPSTFNLFVFSPESAVTSGSYRVRAVDYWARPGPFSTRVHYVEVPAPSGPPRPSDCERC encoded by the exons atgcggccccccggcccccgcgcccccgggctgGCGCTGCTGGCCGCGCTGCTGGCGGCGCCCCGGGCCCTCGCAGAGGCCCCGCACCTGGTGCTCGTGGACGCGGCCCGCGCGCTGCGGCCCCTGCGGCCCTTCTGGAGGAGCACCGGCTTCTG ccccccccTGCCGCACAGCCAGGCTGACCGCTATGACCTCAGCTGGGACCAGCAGCTCAACCTGGCCTATGTGGGTGCTGTCCCTCACGGGGGCATCGAGCAGGTCCGGACCCACTGGCTGCTGGAGCTCATCACGGCCAG GGAGTCAGCTGGGCAAGGCCTGAGCTACAACTTCACCCACCTGGATGGCTACCTGGATCTCCTCAGGGAGAACCAGCTCCTCCCAG GTTTTGAGCTGATGGGCAGCCCCTCCCAGCGCTTCACCGACTTCGAGGACAAGCGGCAGGTGTTGGCGTGGAAGGAGCTGGTGTCCCTCCTGGCCAAGAGATACATCG GGAGGTATGGACTCTCATACGTTTCCAAGTGGAACTTCGAGACATGGAATGAGCCAGACCACCACGACTTCGACAACGTGACCATGACCCTGCAAGGTGGGTGGTGCCTCCCGGGGTCCTGTGAGTGTGGAAGGGGGCCCTCAGGCACCAGGGTGTGGACGCCTGTCCCTGTGCCAGGCTTCCTGAACTACTACGATGCCTGCTCCGAGGGTCTGCGTGCTGCCAGCCCGGCCCTGCGCCTTGGCGGCCCCGGGGACTCTTTCCACCCCTGGCCGCGCTCCCCCCTGTGCTGGGGCCTCCTGGAGCATTGTCACAACGGCACCAACTTCTTCACCGGGGAGCTGGGGGTGCGCCTGGACTACATCTCCCTCCACAAGAAG GGCGCGGGGAGCTCCATCTACATCCTGGAACAGGAGCAGGCCACCGTGCAGCAGATCCGACGGCTCTTCCCCAAGTTCGCCGACACCCCGGTTTACAACGACGAGGCGGACCCGCTGGTGGGCTGGGCCCTGCCGCAGCCCTGGAGAGCCGACGTGACGTACGCGGCCATGGTGGTGAAG CGCACGCTCACCGCGCGCTTCCAGGTCAACGACACGGAGCCGCCGCACGTGCAGCTGCTGCGCAAGCCGGTGCTCACGGCCATGGCGCTGCTGGCCCTGCTGG ACGGCCGGCAGCTGTGGGCCGAGGTGTCGCGGGGCGGGACGGTGCTGGACAGCAACCACACGGTGGGCGTCCTGGCCAGCGCGCACCTGCCGGCCGGGCCCCGGGACGCCTGGCGCGCCACCGTGCTGCTCTACGCGAGCGACGACACGCGCGCCCACGCCGCCCGCGCCGTGCCCGTGACGCTGCGCCTGCTCGGGGTGCCGCGGGGCCCAG GGCTCGTCTACGTCACCCTGGCCCTGGACAACCCGCGCTGCAGCCCCCACGGCGAGTGGCAGCGCCTGGGCCGGCCCGTCTTCCCCACGGCGGAGGAGTTCCGGCGCATGCGCGCAGCCGAG GACCCGGTGGCCGAGGCGCCGCGCCCCTTCCCCGCCAGCGGCCGCCTGACGCTCAGCGTGGAGCTGCGGCTGCcctcgctgctgctgctgcacgTGTGCGCGCGCCCGGAGAAGCCGCCGGGACCG GTGACCCGGCTCCGTGCCCTGCCCTTGACCCGTGGGCAGGTGCTTTTGGTGTGGTCGGATGAGCGCGTGGGCTCCAA GTGCCTGTGGACCTATGAGATCCAGTTCTCCGCGGATGGAGAAGTGTACACGCCCATCAGCAGGAAGCCATCCACCTTTAACCTGTTTGTGTTCAGCCCAG AGTCAGCCGTCACCTCTGGCTCCTACCGGGTTCGAGCGGTGGACTACTGGGCCCGACCGGGCCCCTTCTCGACCCGCGTGCACTACGTGGAGGTCCCTGCACCGTCAGGGCCGCCACGGCCCAGTGACTGTGAGCGGTGCTGA